GATTACTGGTGTGTACCGCGCCTTCGGCGGCCTGGAGAAAGGTTCGTTCTACTACCTGCACCAACCATTGTTCCACCTGAAAATCACTGCCTTCGTGGCCATTCTGGCGCTGGAGGTGATCCCCATGATTGCGCTGATCAAATGGCGCATTGCGTTCAAGCGCCAACAGCCCATCGACACTTCCCGTGCCCGGCGCTTTGCGCGTATCAGCCACATGGAAGCGGCCTTGATGGTGATCATCGTGATTGCCGCAACCGGCATGGCACGCGGCAATCTGTTGAGTTGAGCCGCTGGCGGCACGCCGGGAAAACAGTGCCACCAGGCGATGGATCGGCGTCCCCCGCACGCTGCAGGCGCCAATTTATTCGCGAGGCGTCAATGCGGGTTCAAGCTTTTGGAAGCCTGCCCATGGCTCGTAAATATCCTGCGCTGTCAGAGCTTCATCAACTGCCGCGCATAAGCGTTCAGCGTTTCGCGCTGTACAAGGTAGCTCACGTATTTCCCTTCTCGCAGCGTCGAAACAAGCCCTGCGCGTTCAAGCTCTTTGGTGTGGTGTGACACCGTCGCCGCGCGGACCGGGTGAGCTTTGAGCAGC
The DNA window shown above is from Pseudomonas sp. BSw22131 and carries:
- a CDS encoding DUF2214 family protein; translated protein: MLFKWVLAALHLLAFGFALAAVLARGRALRRLHTDDPRSFRDVFVVDNIWGISAATLLITGVYRAFGGLEKGSFYYLHQPLFHLKITAFVAILALEVIPMIALIKWRIAFKRQQPIDTSRARRFARISHMEAALMVIIVIAATGMARGNLLS
- a CDS encoding ArsR/SmtB family transcription factor, translated to MTTAHHSPLTDAHMVLISRALGDPRRYQIFVQIASSTGAVPCAELLKAHPVRAATVSHHTKELERAGLVSTLREGKYVSYLVQRETLNAYARQLMKL